The genomic stretch atttctcaattataagagaaatgagtcaaatatataaaaaatacatcacttcccaattgataaatggtcaaatgatatgaataagcagttttcagacaaagaaaataaagctacctataatcatatgaaaacatgctgtagatcactattgatcagagaaacacaaattaaaacaattataaggtatcacctcacacctatcagagtgacaaatataacaaaaaaaggaaaaaaattggatgttggaggggatgtgggaaaacttggatgctaatccactgttggtggagttgtgaaaagatccaaccattctggagaggaatatgcccaaagggttaaCGAACTATGCataccccttgatccagcaatgccactacttggtttatgcctcaaagacatccaaaaaaagagaaaaatacctatttgtacaaaaaatatttatagcaactctttttgtggtggctaagaattggaaagtcaaatgaatgcccatcatttgaggaatggctaaacagctatgctatatgatggtaatggaatattattgtgctataagaaaggacaagcaggacctatatgaactggtgtacagtgaagtgaacagaacaaggagaacattatgcacagtgacatcaatactgttttttttttttttttttttttttttttttttttttattttttattttttcagggcaatgagggttaagtgacttgcccagggtcacacagctagtaagtgtcatgtgtctgaggtaggatttgaactcaggtcctcttgaatccagggcccgttctctatccactgtgccacctagccgccccagacatcaatactgtttgatgaagaactctgaataccttgagtattctcagcaatacaataatccaagacaatctcaaaggactgaatgaaatatactatccacctccaaaggaagaactgatattgattaaacatagactgaaaaatgtgatttttcactttcatttttttcttttattcaagttttcttgtaaaaaaatgactaatgtggtaatattttacataattgcacatgcataacccatatctgattgcttaccccttcagggaggagggaggggagagagggaaggagggataaaattttaaactcaaagctataaataaaaatgtttattttaaatttttttaaataaatgaaagaaatgcaaGCATTTTTCCATGAGGCTAAAATAAGTAGAATACAATATCATTTgaatttgaaaaacatttatttttccccaaagaggAATGAAACAAGTACAattaaatgggaaagaaaaaaaatgcccacaTAGTATAACATTAacaataatttcttataacaaaaagacaaaaaactggTTTTGACCAGTTCAATACAatataaaaacacttttaaaaaaaagtctgttaGTAGCTCAcctaattttaaagaaagatacaCAAAGAATTGCTCAACTATATTGTAAGCTCTCAGAACTGTCAGAGGCATTATTGATTCTTACTAAATCcacttttttcataaaatatatctGCAAAAATGAAGTATATAAAAGCCATAAATCaaaattttaattgtttccttaatttcttcatctttcaatTTATAgattatgcatacatacatataactagCAGTAAACAGTTTCtaataatattcaataaatacCTAAGATCCATATGCAATGACATTATGCCATACTAAAATAGACACAAGTCTAAATTGATGTGGAAAGTATACATTCCTTTCTTTAAaactcaaatatttgaaaattcatAATAAAGTAACATGTGACAGATAAATGTATGATACCCCACCTTTCTTGAGCATTATTTCTAGACTGAGACATGAACCTCACTAAATGTGCAAGTAACTTGTGCAATTGCTAGTTTTATAGCCAGTTGGAGTGAATGCCTTTCATTTAATTTCCCTTATCTTAATAATCATGGTTTCATTTTTGCATTAAAACTCATCCCATATTCATATACTAAGCTGTGAAGAGTATGTTGCTTGTCTTTAACTTTTGAAATGCCCTGGTTACAGTAATCCTAAAGCATTCATAGATTACCAGCCACTTGGTGGATTGACTTCTAAAGAGCTGATCAATTGCCAAAGATTTCATTATACAGGAGTAATATgccatgtaaaaataaatagctCAAATAACTGTTAAAAAATCAACACCAAGCTCATAACAAGGTGATGAAAATGCCAAGTGCAGGAAGGACTTCCCATAAAGTAGATGCTTTATGAATGCTAAATCAGTGAGTGGTGGCTAGATGACAGATTGACCAAAGCACACTCCCAGAAGAATGTCCATTTTCTTGTAGTATTCTTCGtactccaaacaaaacaaaacaaaccaacaaaaaaacttgaaagaTTTTCTTCTAAGGAATCCAAGTTTTCTCACAGAGAATCTTCACTTCACTGGTCTTTCTCAGTTCCactgttgggaaaaaaaaaaggagaggaacagTTGAAACTTCAATCAGTAAATAACCCCTGCTTACACTCATTAAAACTGGTAACTCTTTTAAAGTACAGCTTTAAATTCATTGAGAAGTGAAGAGAAACATCAGTAAACAgtgtagagaaaaagaaaggttggCCCTGCAGAGTGGGAAGCATAAGTAGCAAAAGCCCAGGAAAATTAGGTTCTAAGAGCTTGTATGCATTTTAATAGCAAGGTAAAGTCAGCGAGTCCGTCCTGTGTTCCAAGCATGTGCTAAGGgatgaggattcaaagaaaggcaaaagaaaatacCTACTCTCAAGGTACTCCCACGTCTAAACAGAGAGACCAAGTACAAACAACTCtttacaaagaagatatatacgGGATTATTTAGGAGTCATCTCACAGGAAATGCAtaaagattaaggaggactgggaagagTTCCTTTGCATactaaaacttgaaggaagctagggaaggtGAAGCCCTCTGAGGTAGATGCTGATATTGTGCCCCTTTgacacacaaggaaactgaggtttcgagaggttaagtgacttgtccaaggtcctgaAGCTAATAAATGTCGGAAGCTTAATTTGAATTTttgtcttcctgacctcaagtccaATGTTGTAAACATTACCACACACACCTTTGTCACTACTCCGTGTGATGTGATCTCCACTTTCCTCAGCAGTAAAACAAAGGCTTTGAACTAATTCATCTGTTCCGAATCTAACATACAATTGAAttgatatatattcatatacgcacacacatagatgcttatatatactgtatatatggatatacggagagagagtgagagtcaAAGACATAAGCAGAAATACGACCTCTGACCTCATTTTCTCGTTCTCAGTGGAACCTGTTCGTGACAAAGGTAAGACGTTAGATAAAAGGTAAGTTTGGAACGAGAGCCAGTTGAGAAGTTCTGAGCAGCACGAAGCCTGGCAAATGAAGTTTGTCAGAAACTTACGTTGTTCAATACCCACCTTAAGTAACTTAAAGTGAAGAATGATCTTCTAACAATCTTTCGGCGAATTTCTTCACCCAAGGGGCTTTAGGATTGAGACAAATTTCACCCCCCTTCTTCAAAGTGGCTCTGCacgagaaaaagagaagaaacagagtgAGTGAGACATGGCTGGGGAAGGGATCGCTGGGTTGTGGCCTTAGGGGGAGGGAAAAACACCTTTAAAAACTGGGAGacggggggggagggggtagctaagcagcgcagtggataagcaccggccctggattcaggagggcctgagttcaaattcgacctgagacacttgacactagctgtgtgagccggggcaagtcacttaaccctcattgtccccccaaaacaagcaaacaaaaaaccctgggaGACGGCAGAGCACAAGGACTCACATAACTTCGTGTCTGGGACAATGGGGTCCCGCTCTGATCACCTCCAAGCTGACGATATTTTTGGGATGAATTCCTTGTGTAGTCCTCACACACTTGCAGCGCAGCTCTGCAAGCATGACTGGCCTTGAAGctgagacacagacagagacctGTCATCGGATCCCAGTCTAACCAGGTGGGaacatcctccctccccccaacccaggTCACCCACCCTCTTGTTAGCTCCCTTTCTCACCACTGGCAATCCAGGCTAAAGTGGCCAGCAGCAAGAGAGGCAGCAGCCCTGCCCGAAGGAGAGCAGAGCCTGCAGTGGCTGGGGTGCAGGTACTGGGGCGCATGGTAAGGGAGCGGGCGTGGAGTCCGAGAGGAGGTCTAGACGCACGATGCAGAGTTCTCCAGCTTTGTGCATGCCTTGCACTTCGGATCCCTTTTATCCATGTCCACCCCGGGGTTCAGAGAGGAAACTGGCTGCCCAGGCATATTCGGGAAATTCCCTGAGGGGGTATGGGagtagggaggtggggagggcgGGCGGTGCGAGGTAGGTGGAGGACCTCTTAGGAGCTGGCCCGCCCTCGCCTGGAAGAAAGCCTGAGGAGCCTAGCCCAGCCAAGTCTGCTGTGAACTTTTGCCTTGGGGAGCAGCTGGCCGAGACTAGGCACGAGCCGGTGCTGGGGCTGCCAAGATACTCCTTATTGGTGGTCAGACTGTGGTCACTGGTGACGAAGAGATGCTCTCTGCGACGCCAGCTCGGAGTGCGGTTTTCCCGATTGTAGGGAAAGCTTCTCCACCCTAGGGATCCGTATTTCTTCATCAAGTTGGAAGGGCTAcatcagagaagaaagaggaggaagaagggatggatGGAAGAGAGCCTTGTTCTGcagtgcccctcccccaaagactTTCCATGAGAAATAGAGGtccttggataaagcaccagccctggattcaggaagacctgagttcgagtccagcctcagacacttgacacttactagctgtgtgaccctgggcaagtcacttaaccctcctttccccggaaaaagaaaaaaggaaaaagaaaagaaaagaaaagaaatagaggtcTTTCTATGACAATAAATCCTTCCCCAACCCAAACTTAAAAGAAAGGGGGGGCAAGAAGTGTGTGGTATAGAGCTACACTGAGTTTTaaataaagaacaacaaaaacaaaaggaaaggccTTGTCAGTGCTACCTTCCAATCTTCTTTATATTGACCTTCCTTGAAAATATTCCCTTTTACCAAACCCAAAGTGGTAGATAATACTACTACATAGAAAAAAACTACAGAGCTTGCCTTTCATTCCATGGATGCCAATATTCCCTCTTATGGGATATTGCTTCCTATAGCCCAAACATTCcttttcttaaattaattttatttcttttcaattatcAAATATTAACGTTTTCTCACTTccacacacccccaaaaaaagaaaagaaaaagaaaaaaggaagaaaagaaaactgttgTAACAAATAGTCActgttaaacaaaacaaattcacacattggCTAGGACTAAAAATTTATGTCTGTCTTCATATTGAGTACATCATTTTTCACCattggtcttctggaatcatggctgaTCATTGCATTCATAAgatttcttaagtttttcaaaattgcTTGTCTTTAGAGTATTGCTGGcattataaattgttctggttcttctcactttactctgtatcagttcatacaagtcttttatagcacaatggtattccatcacccattccccaactgatgaataCCCCTTCAGTTTCCAGGTCTGTGCcaccacaggaaaaaaaagcttctctaaatttgtgtgcctatagattcttttcctctgtctttgatttctttgatacATCCCTGGTTGTAGTATTGTTGGACCAAAGGATATGCAGAGCTTAGTAATGTGGGGTGGCAAGCACATGTACTGATACAGTGAACCCATTTTTCATCTGACTAGGGAAGTTGTCAGTAATTGATTATATTAGGAGCTACACCCAACTTGAGGATGGGTGCTCTCTGATGTAGAAGCATCAGTGTGTAGAAGGATACAGGAGCTCACTCCCTGCAATTTTAGAAACAATTTCTGTaatgtgagagaaaaaaaaaccctttttaaaaaaattctgtttagCCTAGTTCCAGGatagagtttatttttttaaaccagatctATGATTCCAAATGTATACGGAActtacaatgaggaaactccctttgccAGCATAGATCATCACTGGCTAGGGAGAggttgggacttgcccagggtcacaaagccaatcTATGCCAGAGGCAAGACTCTATGTGTCTTCCTGCCTGTGAGGTTCGCTTCAAATCCACTGCCTCTAGGGTTTAGATAACACTGAGGAAATATTAAAACTTCTAAAAATCAATTATAAGCTGAAAGGTATTAGGGAACTTTTAAATCATAAGACCAAGCTACCTATAAAACTGCTTTCCAATTAATCCCAAATAAACCCTTTCAAGTATGAGTGATATGGGCATGTTTATATTCCTGGGAAACGACTATCAAGACAACAAAAGATTAGCCCACAAAACAAGCTTTTCTATATGAGTCCCTACTCATCAACTTCATTGGGAACTCTGATTTTCCCTCCTGAAATATGTTGTCTCATCTGAATTGTACCCTGAAATACCTCCTTGTGGATTGTTTATTGAATAAAGAATctttagctgtgtaaccctgggcaagtcacttaacccccattgccctgcaaaaaaaatcttcaccagttggcatttggggaaaaaaagaaacttccaCTATAAGTGGGCAGCTTCATTACCCAACCTGGTCTACAGTGAGTCACCTGAAGCCTCTACACTCAGCCAACCACCAAATCCGTGGGA from Dromiciops gliroides isolate mDroGli1 chromosome 6, mDroGli1.pri, whole genome shotgun sequence encodes the following:
- the LOC122731670 gene encoding permeability factor 2-like, yielding MRPSTCTPATAGSALLRAGLLPLLLLATLAWIASASRPVMLAELRCKCVRTTQGIHPKNIVSLEVIRAGPHCPRHEVIATLKKGGEICLNPKAPWVKKFAERLLEDHSSL